The Setaria italica strain Yugu1 chromosome IX, Setaria_italica_v2.0, whole genome shotgun sequence genome has a window encoding:
- the LOC101765815 gene encoding protein PAIR1: MGRPSWAEKSQSNRVQSSMRLPPVAAAHKSQRGMMGCLAHGGPTWQGGLQRPARHGAANSNLQRLRLPRRRSPRPPPPRSCPLREQAMKLKINKACDLGSISVLPPRRTGGSGGAGVVGASGSSAAALAGSQQQQQQRSQPLSQQSFSQGVGGSGGGSSLLHSQSQLSQGSLDDSLLSLHLASPTRDQRFGLHDDSSKKMPSLPVNSASCVREESQLQLAKISSNPVHRWNPSPPDSRCQVPNEDVERKFQHLASSVHKMGMVLDSVQNDVMQLNRAMKEASLDSGSIQQKVVVLDNSLQKVLKGQDDLKALFESSTKSIADQLSVLNSHSRKLDEISSTLSVWPKQIEIDLRQLQSDIFRIFAKEMEGIVRAIRSLNSRPAAIQMPTDQSCMTNGRPLMNQLPLVNERSQVNQTPVATRVSQTPVAIMVNQTPVASLVSQTAGANGRHLASQTPAANGKTLMNQTSVADGRSLMSQTTAPNGRPVMSQRPAANGRSQTNQIHVASGQPYTNKIPAPKVHPAPLACPAKVADPKLKVEEGKMKALPQRLTGGSRSRVVPKQEEVPTTKVTRSVATKKAPPALIIIDSDDDSEGRVSCVILKSSESGDKECDLMKEAAEESQQILRRARKRRRREMLQVIVPAAASPNL; encoded by the exons ATGGGCCGGCCGAGTTGGGCCGAGAAGAGTCAGTCCAATAGGGTCCAGTCCAGCATGCGTttgccgccggtcgccgccgcacACAAAAGTCAAAGAGGAATGATGGGATGCCTTGCACACGGCGGCCCCACATGGCAGGGTGGTCTACAAAGGCCAGCTAGGCACGGAGCAGCGAATTCAAATTTGCAGCGCCtgcgcctccctcgccggcgatcaccacgtccgccgccgcctcgctcgTGCCCGCTACGGGAGCAGGCCATGAAGCTTAAGATCAATAAGGCGTGCGACCTCGGCTCCATCTCCGTCCTCCCTCCCCG TAGGaccggagggagcggcggcgccggcgtggtgGGCGCGTCGGGTTCCTCCGCCGCGGCCCTGGCGgggtcgcagcagcagcagcagcagcgctcGCAGCCGCTATCGCAGCAGTCCTTCTCGCAGGGCGTTGGGGGAAGCGGAGGCGGGTCGTCGCTCCTGCACTCGCAGTCGCAGCTCTCGCAGGGATCCCTCGACGATAGCCTCCTCAGCCTCCACCTCGCGTCTCCCACGCGCGATCAG AGATTTGGGTTACATGATGACTCATCAAAGAAGATGCCTTCGTTGCCTGTCAACTCAGCTTCTTGTGTGCGAGAAGAATCTCAGCTGCAACTGGCAAAAATATCAAGCAACCCTGTCCATCGATGGAATCCTTCTCCTCCTGACAGTAGAT GTCAGGTTCCTAATGAAGATGTTGAGCGCAAATTTCAGCATCTGGCAAGTTCGGTGCATAAGATGGGGATGGTACTCGATTCGGTGCAAAATGATGTTATGCAGTTAAACAGAGCCATGAAGGAAGCATCACTAGATT CTGGAAGCATACAGCAGAAGGTGGTTGTCCTAGACAATTCACTGCAGAAAGTT CTTAAGGGACAAGATGATCTCAAAGCACTTTTTGAGAGCAGCACCAAAAGCATTGCTGATCAGCTGAGTGTTCTGAACTCCCATTCCCGCAAACTGGATGAGATATCCTCGACCCTTTCAGTCTGGCCGAAACAAATAGAGATAGATTTAAGGCAACTTCAAAGTGACATCTTCAGAATTTTTGCAAAAGAGATGGAG GGGATTGTTAGAGCTATCAGATCTCTCAACAGTAGGCCTGCTGCAATCCAAATGCCAACA GACCAGAGCTGCATGACCAATGGAAGGCCACTGATGAACCAACTACCACTAGTAAATGAAAGGTCCCAGGTGAACCAAACACCAGTAGCAACCCGGGTGAGCCAAACACCAGTTGCAATCATGGTGAACCAAACACCAGTAGCAAGCTTGGTGAGCCAAACAGCAGGAGCAAATGGAAGACACTTGGCGAGCCAAACACCAGCAGCAAATGGGAAAACTCTGATGAACCAAACATCAGTAGCTGATGGAAGATCCCTGATGAGCCAAACAACAGCACCAAATGGAAGACCTGTGATGAGCCAGAGACCAGCAGCAAATGGAAGGTCCCAGACGAACCAAATACATGTAGCAAGTGGACAGCCCTATACGAACAAAATACCAGCACCAAAAGT GCATCCTGCACCTTTGGCTTGCCCCGCAAAGGTTGCAGATCCGAAGTTGAAGGTAGAAGAGGGAAAGATGAAAGCGCTTCCCCAAAGGTTGACCGGTGGTTCTAGAAGCAGGGTGGTACCTAAACAGGAAGAGGTGCCAACTACAAAGGTCACCCGGAGTGTGGCAACTAAGAAG GCACCGCCGGCCTTGATAATCATCGACTCTGATGATGACAGCGAAGGTCGCGTCTCCTGCGTGATCCTCAAGTCCTCAGAATCAG GTGACAAGGAGTGCGACCTGATGAAGGAAGCCGCGGAAGAGAGCCAGCAGATCCTGCGGAGGGCCAGGAAGCGGCGGAGAAGAGAGATGCTGCAGGTCATTGTgcctgccgccgcctcgcctaaTTTATAA
- the LOC101766926 gene encoding uncharacterized protein LOC101766926, which translates to MGKRSQKRLIRRQDSNIGCMSGLIRIFYSRRDAKLLLDRKQGSRRHTFSGFPGRGHSRKNSRDLDEIDEDGANMDECSPSKPTVKRLMEDELGKVKQLKVPNDEVQRILADLGHDVCLDKSSTQNSKSKGDPNHSTSITMSAPARSLDPSGSNCMEEAEENELEFAVADFLGQIHRCHDEQPHQNSKNKGELCSELKVLIQTKLNELDNAPCSLAYEQTPECEEKDMVDGKRLCSSSVTQPKKFRDALEMLSSDTELFLKILQKPNSHILESVQGHQNRHIGTRLVQIPENNNSNKDTKSLSQPELATKTHGKGSRHIPFWKKERPNRRHSAEGTNISQPIKKIVILKPNPIGGIEPAVSASSTQDPELSASESSKFSIKEVRRRFTIVTSEARKGRPSVCEDSLQKDQHWFKSSPFTIKNDTRQLTEQTSEEKFSSTAIKDSRSSTSSRQKQRNDGPNEINSNIITSSKDGSVFYDEAKKHLAEILKDKSQMAKYPTLRISRSLVRMLSLPQCSTPSPRSSPRAKDCIYLSPEEANVDAIYKAKREELAKEESQTGEISESVACEAQHEQDGHWVKEDSQETTQDDVEPNTLRTEEIDKLDCLEKNGSAWHIPVEQCRHKPLQDMVEVAEPVQEHVGMVSSSPENDATECQEPTTPRSSAPIELISQFSPDGSHEKQEQPSPVSVLDFFFHEDVNSPNNENIIKCELHEDILRLQYTTGDGSDHGVFWADKDVRLGYIKELLELSELCTYQNLEVWYLEDELISPCLFEELHQGNQVDDIKLFFDCICEAVTEVQGIYFRSLASLSSLKYNIRGPPTGGNLISEINKHVERHLHYQFPSTLDQLVNMDLEGGNWMDLRSEWEEITVVIWDCILDELLEEVVYDLWL; encoded by the exons atggggaAGAGGAGTCAGAAACGGCTCATACGACGTCAGGACAGCAATATAGGCTGCATGTCAGGCCTCATCCGCATCTTCTATTCCCGACGTGATGCAAAGCTCCTCTTGGACAGGAAGCAAGGCAGCAGAAGGCACACTTTCAGTGGCTTTCCTG GAAGAGGCCACTCAAGAAAGAATTCCAGGGACTTGGACGAAATAGATGAAGACGGTGCT AACATGGACGAATGCAGTCCAAGCAAACCAACGGTCAAAAGACTTATGGAGGACGAGCTAGGAAAGGTAAAACAGTTGAAGGTTCCAAATGATGAGGTTCAAAGAATATTAGCTGACCTGGGACATGATGTCTGTCTGGACAAAAGTTCAACGCAGAACAGCAAATCAAAGGGAGACCCAAATCACAGCACAAGCATCACCATGTCTGCCCCAGCCAGATCTTTGGATCCTAGTGGTTCCAACTGCatggaagaagcagaagaaaatGAACTCGAATTTGCCGTGGCAGATTTCTTAGGACAAATCCATAGGTGCCATGATGAGCAGCCACATCAAAATTCCAAGAATAAGGGTGAGCTATGTTCAGAGCTGAAGGTCTTAATCCAAACAAAGCTTAATGAGTTAGATAATGCTCCTTGCAGTCTTGCTTATGAGCAAACTCCTGAGTGTGAGGAAAAGGATATGGTTGATGGCAAACGTCTTTGTAGCAGCAGTGTAACTCAACCCAAAAAATTCAGAGATGCACTCGAGATGCTAAGCTCAGACACTGAACTTTTCTTGAAGATACTACAGAAGCCGAATTCACATATTTTGGAGAGCGTCCAAGGGCACCAAAACAGACATATAGGGACCAGGCTAGTGCAAATACCAGAGAATAACAACTCAAACAAAGATACTAAAAGTCTGAGTCAGCCTGAGTTGGCCACCAAGACACATGGTAAAGGGAGTAGGCATATCCCTTTCTGGAAGAAGGAAAGACCAAACAGAAGGCATTCTGCAGAAGGAACCAATATTTCTCAGCCAATTAAAAAAATCGTTATACTGAAACCAAATCCAATAGGAGGGATTGAACCTGCTGTGTCTGCTAGTTCAACTCAAGATCCAGAATTAAGTGCATCTGAAAGTTCAAAATTTTCAATTAAGGAAGTTAGGAGAAGATTCACAATCGTGACTAGTGAAGCTAGAAAAGGAAGACCCTCGGTGTGTGAAGATAGCCTCCAAAAAGATCAACATTGGTTCAAAAGTTCACCTTTCACGATAAAAAACGATACCAGACAGCTCACTGAACAGACCTCAGAAGAGAAATTTTCATCTACTGCAATAAAAGATTCTAGATCTTCAACCAGCAGTAGGCAAAAGCAAAGGAATGATGGACCAAACGAAATTAACAGTAACATAATTACATCATCAAAGGATGGATCTGTCTTTTATGATGAGGCCAAGAAACATCTAGCAGAGATTCTAAAGGACAAAAGTCAAATGGCCAAGTACCCCACACTTCGGATCTCAAGGTCCTTGGTAAGGATGCTTTCCCTCCCTCAATGCAGCACACCATCACCTAGGAGTAGCCCTAGGGCAAAAGACTGCATTTACCTTTCACCTGAAGAAGCAAACGTTGATGCCATATACAAGGCAAAGAGAGAAGAGCTTGCAAAAGAAGAAAGCCAAACGGGAGAAATTTCAGAAAGTGTTGCATGTGAAGCACAGCATGAGCAGGATGGGCATtgggtcaaagaagatagtcaGGAAACAACACAAGACG ATGTTGAACCTAACACTCTGCGCACGGAAGAAATTGACAAACTGGATTGCTTAGAAAAAAATGGAAGTGCGTGGCACATCCCAGTAGAGCAATGCAGACATAAACCATTGCAA GATATGGTGGAAGTAGCAGAACCAGTACAAGAGCATGTTGGCATGGTTTCAAGCTCCCCTGAGAATGATGCAACAGAATGCCAAGAGCCCACAACTCCCCGATCAAGTGCACCAATCGAGTTGATATCACAATTTTCTCCTGATGGAAGCCACGAAAAGCAAGAGCAACCCAGTCCTGTATCTGTTCTTGATTTTTTCTTCCACGAAGATGTCAACAGTCCTAACaatgaaaacatcataaaat GTGAGTTGCACGAAGATATCTTGAGACTACAATACACCACAGGGGATGGTTCAGACCATGGGGTTTTCTGGGCGGACAAGGATGTCAGGTTAGGTTACATAAAGGAATTGCTAGAGCTGTCAGAATTATGCACATACCAGAACTTAGAGGTATGGTATCTAGAAGATGAATTAATCAGCCCTTGCTTGTTCGAGGAATTACATCAAGGCAATCAAGTAGATGATATTAAGCTTTTCTTTGACTGCATTTGTGAAGCTGTGACAGAAGTCCAGGGTATATACTTTAGAAGTCTTGCAAGCTTATCTTCTCTCAAATACAACATAAGGGGACCTCCAACGGGAGGAAACCTTATCTCAGAAATCAATAAGCATGTTGAGCGCCATCTCCATTATCAATTCCCAAGCACATTAGACCAGCTAGTTAATATGGACCTTGAAGGTGGCAATTGGATGGATCTTCGATCAGAATGGGAAGAGATCACTGTAGTAATATGGGACTGCATACTAGATGAACTATTGGAAGAAGTTGTTTATGATTTGTGGCTTTGA